The following are encoded together in the Bradymonas sediminis genome:
- a CDS encoding glycoside hydrolase family 10 protein, whose product MNKFIIAPLILALSLSVSCVSDEVNDPDEYNTSDATADTREEDAGSDAQQGEPDSDTANEDAGAQVDASPDEDSTPTPVEGVEVSHAREVRGVWIPTVFNISWPSRSGLSVSAQKAELTAQLDVVKNAGLNTVYFQVRAEADAFYDSDIEPWSRFLTGTMGQDPGWDPLEFAVEEAHKRGLELHAWLNPYRALASGNSSLASANHITRTRPDLVHFYNNLYWIDPGLFDGQAQTVNVIHDILARYDIDGIHFDDYFYPYPDGPFPDSATYDAYLANGGTLSLGDFRRNNVHELVETVHQLIQQERPDVRYGISPFGIYRPGIPEGITGLDQYAEIYADPLHWLEQGWVDYIAPQLYWPTTQTAQAYGVLLNWWADQAKTAGKDLYIGNYTAKLGTSSDWTVAEFLEQIRLTRQARERGAMGNIHYQINPLQENRSGFTTAMRQQFYTRPAAAPPIAGATGRPPMPELTVSDAGVRYEGSDDIRYFAVYRDHELIQLVPGVQQQFGLAIGEYLISAIDRRDRESLGVPITITVDSAPPIDDPEEPAAGSCTHSFGGVYADGACSGSYQCCNGSWESGQNSCGTCTCVETTGQQGCSP is encoded by the coding sequence ATGAATAAATTTATCATTGCCCCGCTCATCCTTGCCCTCTCGCTCTCCGTCAGCTGTGTTAGCGACGAAGTGAATGACCCCGACGAATACAACACCTCGGATGCAACCGCTGACACGCGCGAAGAAGACGCCGGCAGTGACGCGCAGCAAGGGGAGCCGGATAGTGATACCGCGAATGAAGATGCTGGCGCGCAAGTCGACGCGAGCCCCGACGAAGACTCAACCCCGACACCCGTCGAAGGGGTCGAGGTCTCGCATGCCCGCGAGGTCCGCGGCGTCTGGATTCCGACGGTCTTCAATATCAGCTGGCCCAGCCGCTCCGGGCTCTCTGTATCCGCGCAAAAAGCCGAGCTCACCGCCCAGCTCGACGTGGTCAAAAACGCCGGGCTTAATACGGTATACTTTCAGGTGCGCGCCGAGGCCGACGCCTTTTACGACTCCGACATCGAGCCCTGGAGCCGATTTCTAACCGGCACCATGGGCCAAGATCCCGGCTGGGATCCGCTGGAATTTGCCGTCGAGGAAGCCCACAAACGCGGCCTCGAATTGCACGCTTGGCTCAACCCCTACCGCGCCCTCGCCTCGGGAAATTCCAGCCTCGCCTCGGCCAACCACATCACCCGCACGCGCCCCGACCTGGTCCACTTTTATAATAACCTCTATTGGATCGACCCGGGCCTCTTCGACGGTCAGGCCCAGACCGTGAACGTCATTCACGATATCCTCGCCCGCTACGATATCGACGGCATTCACTTCGACGATTATTTTTATCCCTACCCCGACGGCCCCTTCCCAGACTCCGCGACCTACGACGCATATCTGGCAAACGGCGGCACCCTATCTCTGGGGGACTTCCGCCGAAATAACGTCCACGAACTGGTCGAAACCGTTCACCAACTCATCCAACAAGAGCGCCCCGACGTGCGCTACGGCATCTCGCCATTTGGCATCTACCGCCCGGGCATCCCGGAGGGGATCACCGGCCTGGACCAATACGCTGAGATCTACGCCGACCCGCTGCATTGGCTCGAGCAAGGCTGGGTCGATTATATCGCCCCGCAACTTTATTGGCCGACCACCCAGACGGCCCAAGCCTACGGCGTCCTGCTCAACTGGTGGGCCGACCAGGCCAAGACCGCGGGGAAAGACCTCTATATCGGCAATTATACCGCCAAACTCGGCACCAGCTCCGACTGGACCGTCGCCGAATTCCTTGAGCAAATCCGCCTCACTCGCCAGGCCCGCGAGCGCGGCGCGATGGGCAATATCCACTACCAAATCAACCCGCTTCAGGAGAACCGCTCCGGCTTCACCACCGCGATGCGCCAGCAATTCTACACCCGCCCCGCCGCCGCCCCGCCCATCGCCGGCGCGACCGGTCGACCGCCCATGCCCGAGCTCACTGTGAGCGACGCCGGCGTGCGCTACGAGGGCTCAGACGATATTCGCTATTTCGCCGTCTATCGCGACCACGAGCTGATTCAGCTCGTCCCCGGCGTCCAGCAGCAATTCGGCCTCGCCATCGGCGAATACCTCATCTCGGCCATCGACCGCAGGGACCGCGAGAGCCTGGGCGTGCCCATCACCATCACGGTCGACAGCGCACCGCCGATCGATGACCCCGAGGAGCCCGCCGCAGGCTCCTGCACCCATAGCTTCGGCGGCGTCTACGCCGACGGCGCCTGCTCCGGTTCCTACCAATGCTGCAACGGCTCGTGGGAATCGGGCCAAAACTCCTGCGGCACCTGCACCTGCGTCGAAACCACCGGTCAGCAAGGATGTTCGCCCTGA
- a CDS encoding bile acid:sodium symporter family protein encodes MPEPSLLKRVQPKLRLLFDRFTLTLIAVVAAATLIPAHGRGAVFFEHLTTAAIALLFFLHGAKLSREAIIAGATHWRLHGVIFAWTFVIFPLIGWALGPVLQPLLGDALYMGVVYLCVLPGTVQSAIAFTSIARGNVPAAVCAASASSVVGIIITPLLLQFLLQTDVSALGGSGSLLSAIGNISLKILLPFVVGHLMRPLLGSWMERRARLVKVVDQGSILLVVYTAFSESVIGGLWTTVGLGSLASLFLVCVLLLALVLSLNIWSTRRLGFSREDEITIVFCGSKKSLANGVPMASVLFGAGAIGPILLPVMIFHQIQLMVCAVLAQRYARGVEVDGG; translated from the coding sequence ATGCCAGAACCTTCGCTGCTAAAGCGCGTGCAGCCAAAGCTGCGTCTTTTGTTCGACCGATTTACGCTGACGTTAATTGCGGTGGTTGCGGCGGCGACGCTTATTCCGGCGCATGGGCGAGGCGCGGTGTTCTTTGAGCATTTGACCACTGCGGCTATTGCGCTCCTATTCTTTTTGCACGGGGCGAAGTTGTCACGCGAGGCCATTATCGCGGGCGCGACGCATTGGCGGCTTCATGGCGTTATATTCGCCTGGACCTTCGTTATCTTTCCGTTGATTGGTTGGGCGCTGGGGCCTGTGCTGCAACCCCTGTTGGGGGACGCGCTCTATATGGGCGTGGTGTATCTGTGCGTACTTCCTGGCACGGTTCAGTCTGCGATTGCCTTTACCTCGATTGCGCGGGGCAACGTGCCGGCGGCGGTGTGTGCGGCGTCGGCGTCGAGTGTTGTCGGCATTATTATCACGCCGTTGTTGCTGCAATTCTTATTGCAGACGGACGTCTCGGCGCTGGGGGGCAGTGGGTCGCTGCTGAGCGCGATAGGAAATATTAGTCTGAAGATATTATTGCCGTTTGTGGTCGGCCATCTGATGCGTCCGTTGCTCGGCAGTTGGATGGAGCGCCGGGCGAGGCTTGTGAAGGTGGTGGACCAGGGCTCAATATTGCTGGTGGTTTATACGGCCTTTAGCGAGTCGGTTATTGGTGGTTTATGGACGACGGTGGGGCTCGGGTCGTTGGCCTCGCTATTTTTGGTCTGCGTGCTGCTGCTTGCGCTCGTGCTGAGCCTAAATATCTGGTCCACGCGTCGGCTGGGGTTTTCGCGGGAAGATGAGATTACGATTGTATTTTGCGGTTCAAAGAAGAGTTTGGCCAATGGCGTGCCGATGGCGAGCGTTCTATTCGGGGCGGGGGCGATCGGGCCGATCTTGTTGCCGGTGATGATCTTTCATCAGATTCAGTTGATGGTGTGCGCGGTGCTGGCGCAGCGTTATGCGCGTGGGGTTGAGGTGGATGGGGGGTGA
- a CDS encoding CoA-binding protein, with the protein MTTDKQLLDILKKTKTIAVVGASTNAEKPSHRVPADLIAAGYTIIPVHPKADEIFGLRAYPTLADIPGSVDMVNVFRPSAEIPDITRQALAINAPVIWVQKGIFSDEAAQLAEDAGATYLENICLGVEVKRLNVAPDSHAK; encoded by the coding sequence ATGACGACCGACAAACAATTGCTCGATATCCTCAAGAAGACCAAGACCATCGCCGTGGTCGGCGCTTCCACTAATGCTGAGAAGCCCTCGCACCGGGTACCCGCGGACCTTATCGCTGCCGGATATACGATTATCCCGGTGCACCCCAAAGCCGACGAAATCTTCGGTCTTCGCGCTTACCCGACGCTCGCCGATATCCCCGGCTCGGTCGACATGGTCAACGTCTTTCGCCCCTCCGCCGAGATCCCGGATATCACCCGCCAGGCCCTCGCGATTAACGCGCCGGTCATCTGGGTCCAAAAAGGAATCTTCTCCGACGAAGCCGCGCAACTGGCCGAAGACGCAGGCGCCACCTATCTGGAGAATATCTGCCTGGGCGTCGAGGTAAAACGCCTAAACGTGGCACCAGATAGCCACGCAAAATAG
- a CDS encoding alpha/beta fold hydrolase, giving the protein MPNSGPTQTQTTEQSGAKSTPNTAASLEGVWRGKLEVSGASLTIIFNLKRAKDAPNGWQATMDSPDQGATGIPVTEVLVDNNKVQLNVPVIRGAFEGTFADGGDAIDGAWGQAGQAFPLYLQRSSAEEAYRVERPQDPKPPFPYAIEEVEFAGGQPTAGTDQPVKLAGTLTLPKTEGPHPVLVLLTGSGPQDRDETILNHKPFWVLADFLSRNGVAVLRFDDRGVAKSTGVFDNATIDDFVTDALAAVEYLGTRDDINADTIGLLGHSEGANVAPRASLLTQKIDFLVLLAPTAVPGTELLARQNALLFKGMGMSEDGARAYETRMLETLTKLVEEPLDKPVSKALRKTLRADFKAAAAAMSPQDRKVYGPTKSEDFDHVLDQMLEQLTASWMRSFLAMKPATTFTKLTIPTLAIYGSKDLQVAPAQNVGPLRDHLAKHPETTVTVLNGLNHLFQPAQTGLPAEYATIKTTLDPELMDTVLDWLQERDIVSDAPADRQ; this is encoded by the coding sequence ATGCCGAACTCAGGCCCGACACAAACCCAGACCACCGAACAAAGCGGCGCAAAAAGTACACCAAATACCGCGGCGTCCCTGGAAGGGGTCTGGCGAGGCAAGCTGGAGGTATCGGGCGCGTCGTTGACGATTATCTTCAATTTGAAGCGCGCGAAGGACGCCCCCAATGGCTGGCAGGCCACGATGGACAGCCCCGACCAGGGCGCAACCGGCATTCCCGTCACCGAGGTTCTCGTCGATAATAATAAGGTTCAGCTCAATGTCCCGGTGATTCGCGGCGCATTTGAGGGAACCTTCGCCGATGGCGGCGACGCGATTGATGGCGCGTGGGGACAAGCCGGACAGGCATTTCCGCTCTACCTCCAACGCAGCAGCGCCGAAGAGGCCTATCGAGTTGAGCGCCCACAGGACCCCAAACCACCCTTCCCCTACGCCATCGAAGAGGTCGAATTTGCCGGCGGACAACCCACCGCAGGCACCGACCAGCCCGTCAAATTAGCGGGCACCCTGACCCTGCCCAAAACCGAGGGACCGCACCCGGTGCTCGTACTCCTCACCGGCTCAGGCCCCCAGGACCGGGACGAGACGATCCTCAACCATAAACCCTTCTGGGTATTGGCCGACTTTCTGAGCAGAAACGGCGTCGCCGTGCTGCGCTTTGATGACCGCGGCGTCGCCAAATCAACGGGCGTCTTTGACAACGCGACCATCGACGACTTCGTCACGGACGCACTGGCCGCGGTTGAGTATCTGGGCACCCGCGACGATATCAACGCCGACACCATCGGCCTGCTCGGCCATAGTGAAGGCGCCAACGTCGCGCCGCGCGCGTCGCTCCTGACCCAAAAGATCGATTTTCTTGTCCTCCTCGCCCCCACCGCAGTCCCGGGAACCGAGCTGCTCGCTCGTCAAAACGCGCTGCTCTTCAAGGGCATGGGCATGAGCGAAGACGGCGCGAGAGCCTACGAAACGCGCATGCTCGAAACCCTGACGAAGCTCGTCGAAGAGCCGCTCGACAAGCCGGTCTCCAAAGCACTTCGCAAGACGCTTCGCGCCGACTTCAAGGCCGCCGCCGCGGCGATGAGCCCGCAGGATCGCAAAGTCTACGGCCCCACCAAGAGCGAGGACTTCGACCACGTCCTCGACCAAATGCTCGAGCAACTAACCGCCTCCTGGATGCGCTCCTTTTTAGCGATGAAGCCGGCGACGACCTTCACGAAACTGACGATCCCAACCCTCGCCATCTACGGCAGCAAGGACCTTCAAGTTGCCCCCGCGCAAAACGTCGGCCCCCTTCGCGACCACCTCGCTAAACACCCAGAAACGACCGTGACCGTCCTCAATGGCCTAAACCACCTCTTTCAACCGGCCCAAACAGGGCTCCCGGCGGAATACGCCACGATTAAAACGACGCTGGACCCGGAGCTTATGGACACGGTGCTCGACTGGCTACAGGAGCGCGATATCGTAAGCGACGCACCTGCCGATAGACAATGA
- a CDS encoding YbhB/YbcL family Raf kinase inhibitor-like protein — MGFALSDMKLSSSAFEAGGAIPSKHTGEGVDVSPALAFGEVPEGTKAFAVVCHDPDAPLVSPGGTYGYVHWVLYNIPGSVRELEEGTSKYTDGKNDFGEPGYGGPMPPEGHGKHHYYFWVLALNDDSPIKEGLTLWELLREIEPKVIGMNRLVGTYERGK, encoded by the coding sequence ATGGGTTTTGCACTTTCTGATATGAAATTGAGCAGCAGCGCGTTTGAAGCTGGTGGGGCCATCCCGAGTAAGCATACGGGTGAGGGTGTGGATGTGTCGCCGGCGCTTGCGTTTGGTGAAGTTCCGGAAGGGACTAAAGCGTTCGCGGTGGTCTGCCATGACCCCGACGCGCCGCTGGTTTCGCCCGGTGGGACCTACGGGTATGTGCATTGGGTGCTCTATAATATCCCTGGGTCGGTGCGCGAGCTTGAGGAAGGCACGTCGAAATATACCGATGGGAAGAATGACTTCGGCGAGCCGGGGTATGGAGGGCCGATGCCACCGGAGGGGCATGGGAAGCATCATTATTATTTTTGGGTGCTTGCCCTGAATGATGATTCGCCCATCAAAGAGGGGCTGACGCTTTGGGAGCTTCTGCGCGAGATTGAGCCGAAGGTTATTGGTATGAACCGCCTGGTTGGTACCTACGAGCGGGGCAAATAA
- a CDS encoding CoA-binding protein: MMNDAQITELLKKSKNVAVVGASTNPDKSSHKIPAYLLRSGFNIIPVHPKAEEIFGQRAYPSLQDIPVPVDIVDIFRPEPEIPDIAREAIAINAPVVWVQKGLKSQEAAQIAKDAGVTYFEDVCLGATVKRLGLGPDGDAK, translated from the coding sequence ATGATGAACGATGCCCAAATTACCGAGCTGCTCAAAAAGTCCAAGAACGTCGCCGTCGTCGGCGCCTCGACCAACCCCGACAAGAGCTCGCATAAGATCCCTGCCTACCTTCTGCGCTCCGGCTTCAACATCATCCCCGTGCATCCCAAGGCCGAGGAGATCTTCGGCCAGCGCGCATACCCCAGCCTCCAGGACATCCCCGTACCCGTCGATATCGTTGACATCTTCCGCCCCGAACCCGAGATCCCCGACATCGCCCGCGAGGCCATCGCGATTAACGCCCCCGTCGTCTGGGTCCAAAAAGGCCTCAAGTCCCAGGAAGCCGCGCAGATCGCCAAAGACGCAGGCGTCACCTATTTCGAAGACGTCTGCCTGGGCGCGACCGTAAAGCGCCTGGGCCTGGGCCCGGATGGCGACGCCAAATAA
- a CDS encoding META domain-containing protein has translation MKLFLKSVLLLVLAMSFGCSSNPERVEDEAVSETTSGEVNEESTPDGELEGEAGVEEAPAEEGSPDLVGAEWSVESLAGSGLVEETQPTLMFTADGEVSGQASCNRFFGSYQLVDDGLTITTAGTTRMACPVLVMEQEQLMLKVLNEVDGFEIDAEGVLRLHTGAREVISAGQ, from the coding sequence ATGAAGTTATTTCTTAAGTCAGTGCTGCTTCTTGTTCTTGCGATGAGCTTCGGCTGCTCCAGCAATCCGGAGCGCGTTGAAGATGAGGCGGTGAGTGAGACGACGTCGGGTGAGGTGAACGAGGAGTCGACACCGGATGGTGAGTTGGAGGGCGAAGCGGGGGTTGAAGAGGCGCCGGCTGAGGAAGGAAGTCCCGACCTTGTCGGCGCAGAATGGTCCGTTGAGTCGCTCGCCGGGTCGGGCCTGGTCGAGGAGACCCAGCCCACGCTGATGTTTACCGCGGATGGCGAAGTCTCGGGGCAGGCGAGCTGCAACCGGTTCTTCGGAAGCTATCAGCTCGTAGATGATGGGCTGACGATTACGACGGCTGGTACCACGCGAATGGCCTGCCCAGTCTTGGTCATGGAGCAGGAGCAGTTAATGCTCAAGGTGCTCAACGAAGTCGATGGCTTTGAGATCGATGCGGAGGGTGTTTTGCGTCTTCACACTGGCGCGCGCGAGGTTATTAGCGCTGGTCAATGA
- a CDS encoding thioredoxin family protein, producing the protein MKSSAQFQEIIDNAEVPILVDFWAAWCGPCRLAAPRVTEVASRRAGRAVVLKVDTERMQDLAARFQIQGIPNFMVFEDGKVKSQQAGLVDVGVMEGWLD; encoded by the coding sequence GTGAAGTCGAGCGCACAATTCCAAGAGATTATCGATAACGCCGAGGTGCCGATACTCGTGGATTTTTGGGCGGCATGGTGCGGTCCCTGCCGGCTCGCCGCGCCGCGGGTGACCGAGGTGGCGAGCCGAAGGGCGGGGCGTGCGGTGGTGCTGAAGGTGGATACGGAGCGCATGCAGGATTTGGCGGCGCGTTTTCAGATTCAAGGCATTCCCAACTTTATGGTGTTTGAAGATGGGAAGGTCAAAAGCCAGCAAGCCGGTTTGGTTGACGTTGGCGTTATGGAGGGCTGGCTCGATTGA
- a CDS encoding PrsW family intramembrane metalloprotease → MPLIISLLLGFVPMFAYALFVYWLDRYEKEPKLLLGGVFFWGAFVAGLGACFINTSFGIGLQLASGSAELASIATTSIVAPVVEELIKAMAVAVVFFLFRKEFDSILDGIIYGSMVGLGFSACENFSYIFQHGYLVNGWSGLAVNAFIRIILLGWLHATFTAFTGIGFAISRLSDNLFVKFIAPFIGLVIAISLHAFHNSIGHFINAEGIASLGIVVLTDIPGYMVIVGMIVWANIHDRSILKKQLAAEVSRGLITEPEYRKAQSPFTLTTAIFSGRANSKFYHLLGELAHKKNQLQRMGDEKGNAERIEELRTMITNLRK, encoded by the coding sequence ATGCCATTGATCATCTCTTTACTTCTGGGCTTCGTGCCAATGTTCGCCTACGCCCTCTTCGTCTATTGGCTGGACCGCTACGAAAAGGAACCCAAGCTCCTGCTCGGCGGCGTATTCTTCTGGGGGGCCTTCGTCGCCGGCCTCGGCGCATGCTTTATCAACACCAGCTTCGGGATCGGCCTACAACTTGCCTCCGGCTCCGCAGAACTCGCGAGCATCGCGACCACATCCATCGTTGCACCCGTGGTCGAAGAGCTCATCAAAGCCATGGCCGTCGCGGTGGTCTTCTTCCTCTTCCGCAAAGAATTCGACAGCATCTTGGACGGTATCATCTACGGCAGCATGGTCGGCCTGGGCTTCTCGGCCTGTGAAAACTTCAGCTATATTTTCCAACACGGCTATCTGGTCAACGGCTGGAGCGGTCTGGCCGTAAACGCTTTTATCCGCATCATCTTACTCGGCTGGCTCCACGCAACATTCACCGCCTTTACCGGCATCGGCTTCGCCATTTCTCGCCTCAGCGACAACCTATTCGTTAAATTTATCGCCCCCTTCATCGGCCTGGTCATCGCGATTAGCCTGCACGCATTTCACAACTCCATCGGCCACTTCATCAACGCCGAAGGCATCGCCTCGCTGGGCATCGTCGTGCTCACCGACATCCCCGGCTATATGGTCATCGTCGGCATGATCGTCTGGGCCAACATCCACGACCGCTCCATCCTCAAAAAACAACTCGCCGCCGAAGTCTCCCGAGGCCTGATCACCGAACCCGAATACCGAAAGGCACAATCCCCCTTCACCCTGACCACCGCCATCTTCAGCGGCCGCGCGAACTCCAAATTTTATCACCTACTCGGCGAACTCGCGCACAAGAAAAACCAACTGCAACGCATGGGCGACGAAAAGGGAAATGCCGAAAGAATCGAGGAACTTCGCACAATGATCACAAACCTACGCAAATAA
- a CDS encoding pirin family protein: MIDVRPFDSLGGADHGWLNAKHHFSFASYYDPKRMGWGRLRVWNDDEIAANTGFPPHPHRDMEIITYVRRGAITHEDSMGNVGRTEAGDVQVMSAGSGVRHSEFNREDELTTIFQIWIETDKPGADPSWGARPFPKADRSGAFQVLASGNPGDDTLLINADARVLGATLNAGDTLTYPLKSGRRAYLVPAVGAIEVNGEVVNARDGAAIMDEETITITAKEDAEIIMVDSL; encoded by the coding sequence ATGATTGACGTACGTCCATTTGACAGTCTCGGTGGAGCTGACCATGGCTGGCTCAACGCAAAACACCACTTCTCCTTCGCCAGCTATTACGACCCTAAGCGCATGGGTTGGGGGCGGCTGCGCGTGTGGAACGACGACGAGATCGCCGCCAATACCGGCTTCCCGCCGCACCCCCATCGCGATATGGAGATCATCACCTATGTTCGCCGCGGCGCCATTACCCACGAGGATTCCATGGGTAACGTCGGGCGCACCGAAGCGGGCGACGTTCAGGTCATGAGCGCGGGCAGCGGCGTGCGCCACTCCGAGTTTAATCGCGAAGATGAGCTGACCACGATTTTTCAGATCTGGATCGAGACCGACAAGCCCGGCGCCGACCCTTCCTGGGGCGCGCGCCCGTTTCCCAAGGCCGACCGCAGCGGCGCGTTTCAGGTACTCGCATCGGGAAACCCCGGCGATGACACCTTGCTGATCAACGCCGACGCCCGCGTGTTGGGCGCGACGCTCAACGCCGGCGACACGCTCACCTACCCGCTCAAGTCCGGACGCCGCGCCTATTTGGTCCCCGCTGTCGGCGCCATCGAGGTCAACGGCGAAGTGGTCAACGCGCGCGATGGTGCCGCGATTATGGATGAGGAGACCATCACCATTACGGCGAAAGAAGACGCCGAGATCATCATGGTCGACAGCCTCTAA
- a CDS encoding glycosyl hydrolase family 28-related protein produces the protein MTPKLRGPNLHFFALIYHCTIEALMRNSMTTMIAFAAMLFLMVGGATARDAVASGPTSALWGEDGELFTPGGRLMDWSYAGYGAGERAIPDVPVVADVAAHGAVGDGVADDGAAIEAAIDAVEAAGGGAVYLPPGRYLSLRRFRLPSGVVLRGAGQDATTLYFPEHLESLYGGDYSFGGAFIEGKGGSSALPWLTTVVEAAERGTHEIRVASTERLAVGDWVMLAQRDLNFTLIKRLHSDLVDASTDKINDRAYNFPSRIEAINGDVVTLERALIADVETRWTPTLRAVEPRLSEIGVESLTIEFPVTAYPGHLNELGYNAVHFNNAWHAWVRDVRVLNADLGVSFTSSFFCTASGVTLATTGDRGPITGHHGLNNGRGGDNLFIDFDIQTTFQHDLTNEWYAHGVVFARGRGDDLCMDHHRAAPHSTLWTELNLGAGTRPWMSGGSGNRGPHTASWDTMWNVTADQRLPLPWASFGPQMTFVGFNTRDTIPDGALDWYVEPPALVTSTSQSISPANLWEAMVARRLPAEEPDPGADAGDTGGSPDAGDAGDVGDGEDGAGWDEDVSDVSVDVDALQPDVSAGLDAADEGLDATSSEDDVSSQDATSGLDGVSNPSGGDGCGCRASGTSPTPGTAAFVFIVLAGLGVSRCRGQA, from the coding sequence TTGACACCGAAATTGCGGGGACCTAACCTCCATTTCTTTGCGCTCATTTATCACTGCACAATAGAGGCCCTGATGCGAAATAGTATGACAACGATGATCGCTTTCGCTGCGATGTTATTTTTGATGGTTGGTGGCGCGACGGCGCGCGACGCGGTGGCTAGCGGGCCGACCTCGGCGCTTTGGGGTGAAGACGGGGAGCTATTTACGCCCGGCGGAAGACTGATGGATTGGTCCTATGCGGGTTATGGGGCGGGGGAACGCGCGATTCCGGATGTGCCGGTGGTGGCGGACGTGGCGGCTCATGGCGCGGTCGGTGATGGGGTGGCCGACGATGGGGCGGCGATCGAAGCAGCGATTGATGCGGTCGAGGCCGCGGGGGGTGGGGCGGTGTATTTGCCGCCGGGTCGCTATCTGTCGCTTCGGCGCTTTCGGCTCCCGTCGGGTGTGGTGTTGCGCGGGGCGGGGCAAGACGCGACGACGTTGTATTTTCCCGAACATTTGGAGTCGCTCTATGGGGGCGACTACTCGTTTGGTGGCGCGTTTATCGAGGGCAAAGGTGGCTCGAGCGCGCTGCCGTGGCTTACGACGGTGGTCGAGGCGGCAGAGCGCGGGACGCATGAGATTCGCGTCGCGTCAACCGAAAGGCTGGCGGTCGGAGACTGGGTGATGCTTGCCCAGCGGGACTTGAACTTTACTCTTATAAAACGGCTTCATAGCGACCTTGTTGACGCGAGCACGGATAAGATTAATGACCGCGCCTATAATTTCCCGTCTCGTATCGAGGCGATAAATGGCGATGTGGTGACTCTGGAGCGCGCGCTTATTGCGGATGTTGAGACGCGATGGACGCCGACGTTGCGTGCGGTGGAGCCTCGGCTCAGCGAGATCGGCGTGGAGAGTCTGACCATTGAGTTTCCAGTCACTGCCTACCCAGGGCATCTGAACGAGCTGGGCTATAACGCGGTTCATTTCAATAACGCCTGGCACGCCTGGGTGCGCGACGTGCGTGTGCTCAACGCCGACTTAGGGGTGAGCTTCACGAGTTCGTTCTTCTGCACCGCGAGCGGCGTGACGCTGGCGACGACGGGCGATCGCGGTCCGATTACCGGGCATCACGGGCTTAATAATGGGCGCGGCGGCGATAATCTCTTTATTGACTTCGATATCCAGACGACTTTTCAGCATGACTTGACCAACGAGTGGTATGCGCACGGGGTTGTGTTTGCGCGAGGGCGCGGCGACGACCTGTGTATGGACCATCACCGCGCGGCACCTCATTCAACGCTGTGGACGGAGTTGAATCTCGGCGCCGGGACGCGCCCATGGATGAGTGGAGGCTCGGGGAATCGAGGTCCTCATACCGCGTCTTGGGATACGATGTGGAATGTTACCGCGGATCAGAGGTTGCCATTGCCTTGGGCGAGTTTCGGGCCGCAGATGACGTTCGTCGGCTTTAATACGCGGGACACAATTCCTGATGGGGCGCTCGATTGGTATGTCGAGCCGCCTGCTTTGGTAACGTCTACTAGCCAGAGTATCTCACCGGCAAATTTGTGGGAGGCGATGGTCGCCAGGCGGCTTCCTGCTGAAGAGCCCGACCCCGGGGCAGACGCGGGTGACACGGGCGGTTCGCCGGATGCGGGAGATGCTGGCGACGTGGGTGATGGGGAGGATGGGGCCGGCTGGGATGAGGATGTGAGCGATGTTTCCGTTGACGTGGATGCGTTGCAGCCAGATGTCAGTGCGGGTTTAGATGCCGCTGATGAGGGCCTCGACGCGACGAGTTCGGAGGATGACGTTTCTTCGCAGGACGCCACTTCCGGCCTGGATGGCGTCAGTAATCCTTCGGGAGGCGACGGCTGTGGTTGCCGGGCGAGCGGTACAAGTCCCACTCCGGGGACCGCCGCGTTCGTATTTATTGTGCTCGCCGGGTTGGGTGTAAGCCGTTGTCGGGGTCAGGCGTGA
- a CDS encoding hexameric tyrosine-coordinated heme protein, whose translation MAESWLPTLITKTPEEGFQLAVKLSRMGVKTTQPDVEVLHKLRPEYANDADSLTAASHVIAVNFQTVSAANNYWRG comes from the coding sequence ATGGCTGAATCATGGCTTCCGACGCTGATTACGAAGACACCCGAGGAGGGATTTCAACTGGCGGTTAAGCTCTCGCGCATGGGGGTGAAGACGACTCAGCCAGACGTCGAGGTGCTGCATAAGCTGCGCCCGGAGTATGCGAATGATGCGGATAGTCTGACGGCGGCGTCGCATGTGATCGCGGTGAATTTCCAGACGGTGTCGGCTGCGAATAATTATTGGCGAGGCTGA